The proteins below come from a single Bombyx mori chromosome 19, ASM3026992v2 genomic window:
- the LOC101736248 gene encoding protein twisted gastrulation — MWRRSYLIVALICVVPIAYACNEAICASVVSKCMLTQSCKCDLKDCSCCKDCFSCLSSLYSECCSCVDMCPKPNDTQTELSKTSYVEELGDGVPGLFAALTSDPDAQQRWLSMTYPVDIDLSAYRPVPEKQVVYHLQSVEQDSEPVNTDMVTFNCTVAYMSQCMSCDKCRASCRSMGANSIRWFHDGCCECVGDKCLYYGINESRCLACPGGKETSINAIDEELTYDDLDYGEDVDAQSI, encoded by the exons ATGTGGAGAAGGTCTTATTTAATCGTCGCGCTGATTTGTGTGGTGCCAATAGCATACGCATGCAATGAAGCTATATGTGCAAGCGTAGTATCAAAATGCATGTTGACCCAATCATGCAAATGCGATTTGAAGGACTGCTCATGCTGCAAAGATTGCTTCAGTTGCCTCAGCTCCTTGTACAGCGAGTGCTGTAGTTGCGTCG ATATGTGTCCCAAACCAAATGACACGCAGACAGAACTATCAAAAACTTCCTATGTTGAGGAGCTTGGTGATGGAGTACCAGGCCTCTTTGCTGCTCTAACAAGTGATCCAGATGCTCAACAACGCTGGCTCTCTATGACATATCCAGTGGACATCGACCTATCAGCCTACAGACCTGTACCAGAGAAACAAGTTGTTTATCATTTAC AGAGCGTGGAACAAGATTCGGAGCCGGTGAACACAGACATGGTGACTTTCAACTGCACCGTCGCGTACATGTCCCAGTGCATGTCGTGCGACAAATGCCGGGCCTCGTGTCGGTCCATGGGCGCCAACAGCATTAG GTGGTTCCATGACGGATGCTGCGAATGCGTCGGCGACAAGTGCTTGTATTACGGCATCAACGAGAGTCG GTGTCTTGCCTGCCCGGGTGGGAAGGAAACTTCGATTAATGCTATCGATGAAGAACTCACGTATGACGACTTGGACTACGGAGAAGACGTTGACGCGCAatctatttaa
- the LOC119629974 gene encoding uncharacterized protein LOC119629974 has protein sequence MVNKYKKKTKQGTWDENAMQTAINLCKAGESIKSTAKKYGLAYATLYRHVKTGTVASKLGRFRPVFTEDQEIELVTYLKDMDSVFFGLTRDEFKNLAFIYAKKNNLNYPNNWDKYEKAGDDWLSSFLSRHNQISLRTPEATSVARAKGFNRHEVGRFYENLEALTVKYDIDASRLYNMDETGISTTTNKPPKVLSTKGKKQVGIIASAERGQLTTVIGCCNAAGSFLPPFLIFARKKMQPRLLDGAPPGTQGTCTPNGWTSGEVFLDWMHFFVEHVRPTPEKKILLLLDNHESHKYYPALDYASKNNVVILSLAPHTTHKMQPMDVAVYGPLKTYFEREINFFQKSHPGRIINQYDVARLLSPAFLKSAVAQNAVHGFERPGIWPVNKYAFGDEDYEPAAVFAGMSNMNIGTKSTNSLETIDIPRPSVDTSSTPSPSLLQEQIPSSSVDPLSEIFPSRNRTSSCEFQDFVAPIVNTREKFRSDGCTPEPEPGCSRIVSALEPDIAAQRGDTVVPDIEVNTRQNTSCDNTSDPKPECSASHCSPLVLRPIPNPAKPMTTRKRKLQKSEILTSTPIKEDQKHKYEKNKVKNINKRLNDKSKNVPKKINTKTDKDKKTTKKVKQPKKIKEFKDILCFFCGEIYIEEDGKPIENWIQCDICQQWCHEDCSAFDGALGYTCDNCQS, from the coding sequence atggtgaataaatataaaaaaaaaactaagcaagGGACGTGGGATGAAAATGCTATGCAAACGGCTATTAATTTGTGCAAAGCTGGAGAATCAATAAAAAGCACAGCTAAAAAGTATGGTTTGGCTTATGCAACCTTGTATAGGCATGTAAAAACCGGCACCGTTGCTTCAAAGCTTGGTCGATTCCGTCCGGTTTTCACTGAAGATCAGGAAATAGAGTTGGTGACATATCTCAAAGATATGGATTCTGTATTTTTTGGCTTGACTCGAGATGAATTCAAAAATTTAGCGTTCATCTACGCcaagaaaaataatttgaactACCCGAATAACTGGGACAAGTACGAAAAAGCTGGAGATGATTGGCTATCGTCATTTTTGTCTCGTCACAATCAAATATCCCTCAGGACTCCAGAGGCAACATCGGTTGCAAGGGCAAAAGGATTTAATAGACATGAAGTTGGCCGTTTTTATGAAAACCTTGAAGCTTTAACAGTAAAATATGATATTGATGCATCTAGATTATACAACATGGATGAAACTGGTATATCTACAACCACAAATAAGCCGCCTAAAGTGCTATCAACGAAAGGAAAGAAACAAGTGGGCATCATCGCCAGTGCAGAACGTGGTCAATTAACTACTGTCATAGGTTGTTGTAATGCCGCTGGTTCATTCCTCCCACCATTCTTAATTTTCGCCAGAAAAAAGATGCAACCCAGACTACTTGATGGTGCGCCTCCCGGCACTCAAGGAACCTGTACTCCAAATGGTTGGACTTCAGGTGAGGTATTCCTTGATTGGATGCATTTTTTTGTGGAACATGTTCGACCTACCCCTGAGAAAAAAATACTTCTATTATTGGATAACCACGAGAGCCATAAGTATTACCCAGCTTTAGATTACGCCAGCAAGAACAATGTCGTAATTTTATCCTTGGCCCCACACACAACTCATAAAATGCAGCCCATGGATGTAGCGGTATACGGCCCACTAAAAACTTACTTTGAAAGGGAGATAAATTTCTTCCAAAAATCGCACCCAGGACGCATTATAAATCAATACGATGTAGCCAGACTGCTATCACCAGCTTTTCTGAAAAGTGCAGTAGCTCAAAATGCAGTTCATGGATTTGAAAGACCTGGTATTTGGCCAGTGAACAAATATGCTTTTGGTGACGAAGATTATGAGCCAGCCGCTGTTTTTGCAGGCATGTCTAATATGAATATTGGCACAAAAAGTACAAACTCACTAGAAACGATAGATATTCCCAGACCTTCTGTAGACACTTCTTCAACTCCTTCGCCTTCGCTTCTTCAAGAACAGATTCCATCAAGTTCAGTAGATCCTCTATCAGAAATATTTCCATCTCGAAACAGAACTTCCTCTTGTGAGTTTCAAGACTTTGTTGCGCCCATTGTTAACACGCGTGAAAAGTTTCGTAGCGACGGGTGTACACCTGAACCAGAACCTGGATGTTCCCGAATTGTTTCCGCTTTAGAGCCAGATATAGCTGCTCAGAGAGGTGACACAGTGGTGCCAGATATTGAAGTAAATACTCGGCAAAATACTAGCTGTGACAACACATCTGATCCTAAACCGGAATGCTCAGCCTCCCATTGCAGTCCCTTGGTGTTAAGACCTATTCCAAATCCTGCCAAACCAATGACCACGCGAAAACGGAAATTACAAAAATCGGAAATATTAACCAGTACCCCGATCAAAGAAGATCAAAAGCATAAATATGAGAAAAATAAAGttaagaatattaataaaagacTGAATGATAAGTCAAAAAATGTTCCTAAGAAGATTAATACAAAGACTGACAAAGAcaaaaaaactactaaaaagGTTAAACAgccaaagaaaataaaagaatttaaggatattttatgctttttttgcggtgaaatatatatagaagaagacgGTAAACCAATTGAAAATTGGATTCAATGTGACATTTGTCAACAATGGTGTCACGAAGATTGTTCTGCTTTTGATGGCGCTCTAGGTTATACCTGTGACAATTGCCAAtcttaa